In the Paenibacillus sp. FSL H7-0357 genome, one interval contains:
- a CDS encoding serine hydrolase domain-containing protein: protein MTNIQFRLEQYMQPWEDAERFSGTVLVAQGDHILLEKGYGYGNHEYAMPNTPSTIYNIGSITKLFTAAAVMQLYDRQKLRLNEPMETYFPGYRHGDRITIHHLLSSTSGIPDYTELSQYSPRDRLSAESIREWLNHEPLQGEPGQQAQKSNSNFVFLARIVEIVSGMEIGAYYEKFLFAPLGLKHTGISCNEEILTNKAYGYSCSGEGVVCAEYYDMSGAFGSGFLYSTAADLFTWIQALGSGTVISKEAYDRMLTPYGYLWYLEASAGYGCCVKGEPVEEMFMDGNIYGYTCTLQRYISGDFTVIVLSNNDASPVARLVKGLRSILYTGATSIIVKPELADTADYEQYRHFAGVYCFPPMGWHFTIHYEESLLYVDRLFNQEFKKKKFQLKLVADTAEAVVLACVVCDSTFTFHKATEVKSQQVTYSFDTLNLPYERSGG from the coding sequence ATGACCAACATTCAGTTCAGGCTCGAACAATACATGCAACCCTGGGAGGATGCGGAACGTTTTAGCGGAACCGTGCTGGTTGCCCAGGGAGATCATATTTTATTGGAGAAGGGATATGGATACGGAAATCATGAGTATGCCATGCCGAATACACCCTCCACTATTTATAATATAGGCAGCATCACTAAGCTGTTCACGGCAGCGGCTGTAATGCAGCTGTATGACCGGCAGAAGCTTCGCCTGAACGAGCCCATGGAAACTTATTTTCCCGGCTATAGACACGGAGACCGCATCACCATTCATCATTTACTGTCCTCCACCTCGGGGATACCGGATTACACAGAGCTGAGCCAATATAGTCCAAGAGACCGGCTTTCTGCCGAGAGCATTCGGGAGTGGTTAAATCACGAACCGTTGCAAGGTGAACCTGGACAGCAAGCGCAGAAGAGCAACTCGAATTTTGTCTTCCTCGCCAGAATCGTTGAGATTGTGTCGGGCATGGAGATCGGCGCTTATTACGAGAAATTTTTATTTGCTCCGCTCGGACTTAAGCATACCGGAATAAGCTGCAATGAGGAGATTCTCACCAATAAGGCATACGGGTATTCCTGCTCGGGTGAAGGCGTAGTCTGTGCAGAATATTACGATATGTCTGGTGCCTTTGGAAGCGGATTTCTCTATTCCACTGCGGCCGATTTGTTCACATGGATCCAGGCGCTGGGCAGCGGCACAGTAATAAGCAAGGAAGCCTATGACCGTATGCTTACTCCTTACGGATATTTGTGGTACCTGGAGGCTTCGGCGGGATATGGCTGTTGTGTAAAGGGCGAGCCTGTAGAAGAAATGTTTATGGACGGGAATATTTATGGATACACCTGTACCCTGCAGCGGTACATATCCGGAGATTTCACCGTAATTGTACTCAGCAACAACGATGCCAGCCCTGTAGCCCGCCTTGTAAAGGGCCTGAGAAGCATTCTGTACACTGGGGCGACCTCCATAATAGTCAAACCGGAACTTGCGGACACCGCGGACTATGAACAATATAGACACTTCGCGGGGGTGTACTGCTTTCCGCCCATGGGCTGGCATTTTACAATTCATTATGAAGAAAGCCTGCTGTATGTAGACCGGCTGTTCAATCAGGAGTTCAAAAAAAAGAAGTTCCAGCTTAAATTAGTTGCAGATACCGCGGAAGCTGTAGTACTGGCCTGCGTGGTGTGTGACAGCACCTTTACTTTTCATAAGGCTACGGAAGTAAAGTCCCAGCAGGTAACCTACAGTTTCGATACCTTGAACCTGCCCTATGAGAGATCCGGCGGATAA
- a CDS encoding YjcZ family sporulation protein produces the protein MGSCGCGENQGYVGGMGTSTAAILVLFILLVIITKSFWL, from the coding sequence ATGGGTTCATGTGGATGCGGAGAAAATCAAGGTTATGTTGGCGGTATGGGCACATCGACTGCGGCAATTCTGGTATTGTTTATTTTGCTCGTAATTATTACCAAATCATTCTGGCTGTAA
- a CDS encoding YmaF family protein: MKKKRPTIKKTRTGSTQAQRHVHEFEGSTKLAEEGADRHNHRFAGVTGQAIRAGASHVHEIDLERTDFLNHFHNLKKIRTGPAISVGNGKHVHFVTGQTTLSDGHVHKFNFATLIQAPLV, from the coding sequence ATGAAGAAGAAACGGCCTACAATAAAGAAGACAAGAACAGGCTCAACTCAGGCACAGAGACACGTACATGAATTTGAAGGGAGCACTAAACTGGCTGAAGAAGGTGCAGATCGGCACAACCACCGGTTCGCAGGTGTTACAGGGCAAGCGATTCGGGCAGGAGCAAGTCATGTCCACGAGATTGATTTGGAAAGAACTGATTTCTTGAATCATTTTCATAATTTGAAGAAGATTAGAACAGGGCCAGCTATTTCAGTAGGTAACGGCAAACACGTCCATTTTGTTACGGGTCAAACTACATTAAGTGATGGTCACGTACACAAGTTCAATTTCGCAACATTGATTCAAGCGCCTCTCGTATAA
- a CDS encoding AAA family ATPase, translating into MALFIRYIRVENFRGIDHFEAVMNNNLLSVVGQNDVGKSSVLRAICVFLEKEKMTLEDFPNDDLFKVCEIELHFESNKGISSGSEDLVKLKQTYEAHNGKIIAKQFIYKLISIPTEEELDDYKTLKAIAKTLSIEFPSRKPTNAS; encoded by the coding sequence TTGGCTTTGTTTATCCGTTATATTCGAGTTGAAAATTTTAGGGGGATTGACCACTTTGAAGCCGTAATGAATAATAATTTATTGTCTGTTGTTGGCCAAAATGATGTCGGGAAATCGTCTGTGTTGCGTGCAATATGTGTGTTCTTAGAAAAGGAGAAGATGACTTTAGAGGACTTCCCAAATGATGACCTATTTAAGGTTTGTGAAATCGAGCTTCATTTTGAAAGCAATAAAGGAATAAGCTCTGGGAGCGAGGATTTGGTGAAATTAAAACAGACGTATGAAGCTCACAACGGTAAAATTATCGCCAAGCAATTTATATACAAGTTAATTTCAATTCCCACAGAAGAAGAACTTGATGATTACAAAACTTTAAAAGCCATCGCCAAAACACTATCAATTGAATTTCCATCAAGAAAACCAACAAATGCCTCGTAG
- a CDS encoding helix-turn-helix transcriptional regulator — translation MEVNKAQRLIQLIMLVNERRKFTIQELADECGVSRRTMIRDLTELSELGVPLYSQVGAHGGYRVLREKVLPPISFTEYEAMALFFACQSLRNYKSLPFDNEVNTALQKLMHYLSDDRKSAIERMQERLVFWIPPHDLDLPCLRDLLEAALEQHTVRILYEAKKRSERTIQPLGVYTVNGLWYCRAYCEVVKDMRVFRVDRVKACVPAADSSPRYNPTHYEANIHNWVMRMEERDLVELVVELTPEGVRRCQSEIWLSQSIEVREDGAGVINTQISESYLSWAAHFFLGFGLEAHVHRPVALRGQIVRLVQELSNQYRS, via the coding sequence ATGGAAGTGAACAAAGCACAGCGCCTGATCCAATTGATTATGCTGGTGAATGAACGCAGAAAGTTTACGATACAGGAGTTGGCTGACGAGTGCGGCGTATCCCGGCGGACCATGATCCGCGATCTGACGGAGCTGAGTGAGTTGGGGGTGCCTCTGTATTCCCAGGTGGGTGCTCATGGTGGTTACCGCGTACTACGCGAAAAAGTGCTTCCACCCATCAGTTTTACGGAGTATGAGGCGATGGCTTTGTTTTTTGCCTGTCAATCGCTTCGTAATTATAAATCTCTCCCGTTCGACAATGAGGTGAACACTGCACTTCAAAAGCTCATGCATTACTTGTCAGATGACAGAAAATCTGCGATTGAGCGGATGCAGGAGCGTCTGGTGTTCTGGATACCTCCCCATGATCTGGACCTTCCCTGTCTAAGAGACTTACTCGAGGCGGCCTTGGAGCAACACACCGTCCGTATCCTTTATGAGGCCAAGAAGCGGAGTGAGCGTACCATTCAGCCTCTAGGTGTGTATACAGTGAACGGGTTGTGGTATTGCCGGGCGTACTGTGAGGTGGTGAAGGATATGCGGGTCTTCCGGGTAGATCGGGTAAAAGCATGTGTACCAGCGGCAGATTCCAGTCCGCGTTACAATCCGACCCATTACGAGGCCAATATTCACAATTGGGTGATGCGGATGGAGGAGAGGGATCTGGTCGAGCTGGTAGTGGAGCTGACGCCTGAGGGGGTTAGGCGCTGCCAATCCGAGATATGGCTGTCACAGTCGATTGAGGTGCGTGAGGATGGGGCAGGGGTTATAAATACGCAGATTAGTGAGTCCTATCTGAGCTGGGCAGCACATTTTTTCCTGGGATTCGGGTTGGAGGCTCATGTACACCGGCCTGTTGCTTTACGGGGACAAATCGTAAGGCTGGTGCAGGAATTATCGAATCAATACAGGAGCTGA
- a CDS encoding NAD(P)-dependent oxidoreductase produces MHKVTVIGLGAMGAAIAAVLVEQNYQVTVWNRTPSRAEALVRKGAVLASNPAVAVAASPITIICVSDYTVSKSIMDQENVKSTLAGRVLIQLSTGSPQQARDNEAWAAGLGAAYLDGAIVASPPQMGSAGATIFTSGSVTAWEQSESFLQMLAGNVTYHGEQVSAAASTDLAFLSYLFGSYLGFFHAARILETDDLSVDAFGAMIALVSPVIGEVMKHQGTVIQNNSYSQPLSSLQMSMTSIELLTLQARESGINNKFPLFAESLFQKALHAGYGDEEIAALVKVLR; encoded by the coding sequence ATGCATAAAGTTACGGTAATTGGTCTAGGGGCCATGGGAGCTGCAATCGCCGCAGTATTGGTAGAGCAGAATTACCAAGTCACGGTATGGAATCGCACCCCCTCAAGGGCAGAAGCCCTTGTCCGTAAAGGAGCCGTTCTCGCTTCCAATCCAGCTGTGGCCGTAGCTGCCAGTCCGATCACGATCATCTGTGTATCGGATTACACCGTGTCCAAAAGCATCATGGATCAGGAGAACGTGAAGTCCACTCTGGCTGGCCGTGTACTCATTCAACTGAGTACCGGGAGTCCACAGCAAGCCCGTGACAATGAGGCGTGGGCCGCTGGGCTGGGAGCAGCGTACCTTGACGGAGCTATTGTGGCATCGCCACCGCAGATGGGCAGCGCCGGGGCTACGATTTTCACCTCAGGCAGCGTTACAGCCTGGGAGCAAAGTGAGTCATTTTTACAAATGCTGGCCGGGAACGTAACTTATCACGGTGAACAAGTCAGCGCAGCAGCTTCAACTGACCTGGCCTTCCTATCCTATCTGTTTGGCTCCTATCTGGGATTTTTCCACGCTGCGCGAATTCTTGAAACTGATGATTTATCGGTGGATGCTTTTGGCGCGATGATTGCCCTTGTATCGCCTGTGATCGGTGAGGTGATGAAACATCAGGGCACGGTCATCCAGAACAACAGTTACAGTCAACCATTAAGCTCACTTCAAATGTCCATGACAAGCATCGAGCTACTCACACTGCAAGCCCGTGAATCCGGTATCAATAACAAGTTCCCCCTGTTCGCCGAAAGTCTGTTCCAAAAGGCCCTTCATGCTGGCTACGGTGACGAAGAGATCGCGGCTTTGGTTAAGGTGTTGCGCTAA